The nucleotide sequence ATGCCGGGGCCGGCGAGCCCCACCAGCCGGTTGCGCGCGTCCCACGTGTAGGTCGTGAGCCCAGCGGGATCGGTGAGCGACGTGAGATTGCCGGCGCCATCGTAGCTGAGCGTTTTGTCGCCGAGGTTGAGCTGGCGGTTCTCAGCATCGTACGCGGCTGTCGTCACCGGCTCGGGCAGGAGCGTTCGCGCCAGGGAGCCCGCGAGTTGCACGAGACTTCCGGACGGATCGTACTGGTAGCTTAGGTCGCCGAGGGGGCCTGCGGCGTTGCGATAGATCAGCGCGGTTAGGCGTGAAGCCGCATCGTACTGATAGTCGGTGAAGACGCCGTTGGGCAGGATGAGCCGAGCGCGTCGTCCGGCTGGGTCGTACTCGATGCTGACTATCTGGGCGCCCTGGGTGATCTGGGTCAGCCGCGAGGCCGCGTCATAACCGTAGGTGGTGGGAGCCTGGCCGGGGGCGTCGAAGCGCGTTCGCCGGCCCAGGGCATCGTACTGGTAGCTCACCGTACCGAATGGACCAAGCTTCGCGGCCAGCCGGCCCGGCGCGTCATACTGGTTGATGACCGTGCCTCCCGCCGAGTCGGCCACCTGACTCACACGGTTGGCCGCGTCATAGGTAAACATCGTGCTGGCCCCGTCAGCGTAGGTGGCGGCGACGCGACGATCGGCGGCGTCGTGGGCGTACACAGTAACCCGGCCATTTCGATCTGTGTGGCGAATGAGATTTCCTGCAGCATCGTACTCGAACCGCTCGATTCGCCCAAGTGCATCCGTCCGCGTCGCCAGCCGATCCATCGCGTCGTGGGTATGAGTAATGGTATTGCCGCGAGCATCGGTGACGGTGAGCAGATTGCCGTTGCCATCGTAGCTCATCCGGGTGACCCCACCGGTCGCGTCAACAATCTGGCTAAGCCGGTTCAACGGATCGTAGGCGAACGTCGTAAGCTTGCCGCGCGGGTCGATCTGTTTCACGAGACGGGAGACAGCATCATATTCCCTGCGGGTGCTATTGCCGAGGGGGTCAGCAATCGTCGCGACGTTGCCGGTCGCGTCGTACGTGAAGGTCGTCGTGTTGCCCAGCGGATCTGTCGTGCGAACCGGCTGGCCGAACGCGTTGTACGCGATCGTCGTCCGAGCCACCAGTGGGTCGACGACCGCTGTAAGGTTACCCTGGAGGTCGTACTCGAAGCGAATGACGTTACCGAGCGGGTTGGTGATGCTGGTCGCCTTGTTGAACACCGGCTCGTACGTGGAGCTCGTGACGTTGCCCGCCGGATCCGTGATGCTCGCTGCGTTTCCGTTGGTGTCGTAGGTTACGCGTGTCGTGCGCCCCAGTGGGTCGGTGGTCGTCAGCAGGACGTTCGTCTGGGGGTCCCGGGTGAAGCGGGTGACCTGGCCGAGCGCGTCGACCTGCTCGACCACATACCGCGCGCCGTTGAACCGGGTCACAGAAGTATTCCCGCGGGGGTCCGTCAGGCGCGTCTCGGTGATGGTGCTCCCCACAGTCGTATACGCGAAGCGCCAGATGCCACCATCTGCCTGGGTCTGCTGGACGACCCGCCCCGCGGGATCGTAGACGTTGGTCAGGAAGGTGGTCCCGCGGGGATCGGTGATGGTCAGGAGCCGGTGGCTGAGGTCGTAGGTGTAGCGGGTGATGCCGCCGGCAGGGTTGGTGACGGAGGCCAGCCGCCCGAAGCCATCGTAGGCGTAGCTGACGGTCCGGTTGAGGGGATCGGTGATGGTGACGATGCGGCCGCTCGTGTCGTAGGTGACCCGGAGCTGGCGGCCGTCGGGGGCCGTGATGGTCTGGATGTTGCCGACGCCATCGCGCTGGATGGTGATGGCGTTGCCGAAGCGGTCGCGCTGCTCGATGAGGCGGCCGGTCGCGGAGTAGCGCTCGA is from Candidatus Methylomirabilota bacterium and encodes:
- a CDS encoding RHS repeat-associated core domain-containing protein, which translates into the protein MVPDAGVSLTKFCCWAFFGCTLNAEYDDPGPPDDPLGQGAEPVDLATGQFLLTATDLVLPARLPIVIQRGYYSRRGGIGGASPGPFGFKTTFNFEKEVQPFGTALGYIQPTGRTDLFQRQADGTFQNLRFPFLRGIVLTVAPDSTRAIRFKDGSLERYSATGRLIEQRDRFGNAITIQRDGVGNIQTITAPDGRQLRVTYDTSGRIVTITDPLNRTVSYAYDGFGRLASVTNPAGGITRYTYDLSHRLLTITDPRGTTFLTNVYDPAGRVVQQTQADGGIWRFAYTTVGSTITETRLTDPRGNTSVTRFNGARYVVEQVDALGQVTRFTRDPQTNVLLTTTDPLGRTTRVTYDTNGNAASITDPAGNVTSSTYEPVFNKATSITNPLGNVIRFEYDLQGNLTAVVDPLVARTTIAYNAFGQPVRTTDPLGNTTTFTYDATGNVATIADPLGNSTRREYDAVSRLVKQIDPRGKLTTFAYDPLNRLSQIVDATGGVTRMSYDGNGNLLTVTDARGNTITHTHDAMDRLATRTDALGRIERFEYDAAGNLIRHTDRNGRVTVYAHDAADRRVAATYADGASTMFTYDAANRVSQVADSAGGTVINQYDAPGRLAAKLGPFGTVSYQYDALGRRTRFDAPGQAPTTYGYDAASRLTQITQGAQIVSIEYDPAGRRARLILPNGVFTDYQYDAASRLTALIYRNAAGPLGDLSYQYDPSGSLVQLAGSLARTLLPEPVTTAAYDAENRQLNLGDKTLSYDGAGNLTSLTDPAGLTTYTWDARNRLVGLAGPGINASFAYDAFGRRLSKTVDSTTTHYLYDGPDIAQEVRDLGPVGYLRLLGIDAPLARNGEEFYLADSLGSIVGITDVTGSVGTRYIYNPFGSTTAEGAASENALQFTGRENDGTGLYYYRARYYAPALHRFLSQDLVMRLGANRYVYVQNTPLNAIDPFGLDTIIIHGGSPSKGPGGASRFLGGNEGLRNLQQDLTLRQEPVAIFNSGQQKDIVELAKRIQAAGRPLFIVGHSLGGQRALAVVNELLNAGITPDHVFTIDPFIANDTMAPPGGPLTNFYQMQSFINGRPIIDATNIQISGAGVGHFSITNHPLVRNTIVNTITGGLQAEAPSPGGRY